Proteins encoded by one window of Rouxiella chamberiensis:
- a CDS encoding DMT family transporter encodes MNLLFPLFAVIIWSLNAVVSKAAAGAIDPAAISFYRWVIALVALTPFVLPGVLRNRKEIKKYWWKFLVLGLLGMVMYQSLAYYAAHTVSALFMGIIASLIPLLTVLISLVVLSVVPTVGIAVGGLVSLAGLVWLVSTGHPERLFQQGIGMGEVMMLAASASYALYGVLTKRWAIPLPNWQSLYIQIIFGVVMLAPNFLMTNNVELNEQNLPLVLFAGIPASIIAPFLWIKGVQHLGANLATIFMNLTPIFTAIIAVIFLHEHLHSYHLIGGGITLFGVILAQRLRTPLFKCRPKIELVDSELKS; translated from the coding sequence ATGAACCTTTTGTTCCCTCTTTTTGCCGTAATCATCTGGTCGTTAAACGCTGTGGTCAGTAAAGCTGCCGCGGGTGCTATCGACCCTGCCGCCATTTCTTTCTATCGCTGGGTCATTGCACTGGTGGCGCTCACGCCTTTTGTTCTGCCTGGCGTATTGCGCAATCGCAAAGAAATCAAAAAATATTGGTGGAAATTTTTGGTGCTCGGCCTGCTCGGCATGGTGATGTACCAAAGTTTGGCCTACTATGCGGCGCATACCGTCAGCGCCCTGTTTATGGGCATTATTGCCTCGTTGATCCCGCTGTTGACGGTACTGATAAGCCTCGTCGTGCTTAGCGTAGTGCCTACCGTTGGCATTGCGGTGGGAGGTCTGGTTTCACTGGCCGGTCTGGTTTGGCTAGTCAGTACGGGTCATCCAGAAAGATTGTTCCAGCAGGGCATCGGCATGGGTGAAGTCATGATGCTCGCCGCTTCGGCTTCCTACGCGCTTTACGGGGTATTAACCAAACGCTGGGCCATTCCGCTGCCTAACTGGCAGTCGCTTTATATCCAGATTATTTTCGGCGTTGTGATGTTGGCACCCAATTTCCTGATGACAAACAATGTAGAATTAAATGAACAAAATCTGCCGCTGGTGCTGTTTGCCGGTATTCCGGCTTCAATCATTGCGCCGTTTTTATGGATCAAAGGGGTACAGCATCTTGGGGCCAATCTGGCGACCATTTTCATGAATCTGACCCCCATTTTTACGGCCATTATTGCGGTGATTTTCTTGCACGAACATTTGCACAGCTATCATCTAATTGGCGGCGGCATTACCCTCTTTGGCGTGATACTGGCTCAGCGATTGCGCACGCCGCTGTTCAAATGTCGACCAAAAATCGAGCTGGTTGACTCCGAGCTGAAAAGTTAA
- a CDS encoding helix-turn-helix domain-containing protein — protein sequence MNTARRGRPPPHSYPLPMLAPETLLFRGESVSANTEYASHLHHWSQIICVKSGVLSMEVAGQRFLAPPEFAFWLPAGTLHSSYNRKATRFYAIDIAQELAKDLPQTPCMLNLTPVFKAIADDCIARGISVPKTASDMRMCQVLLDQIAICPRLDTYLPGSQDKLLAPILSALEKDPANNLSLAEWATQVYTSERTLSRRCQEQLGMAFSEWRQRLRFLYAISLLEQGKSVGEVALEVGYSSSSAFISMFVQIAGTTPQRFRNEQ from the coding sequence ATGAACACCGCGCGCCGAGGCCGCCCGCCGCCGCACTCCTATCCCTTGCCGATGCTGGCTCCCGAAACGCTGCTGTTTCGCGGCGAGTCAGTAAGCGCCAATACGGAATACGCCTCGCATTTACATCATTGGAGCCAGATTATTTGCGTGAAATCTGGCGTACTGTCAATGGAGGTGGCGGGCCAGCGTTTTCTTGCGCCGCCCGAGTTTGCATTCTGGCTACCCGCAGGCACTCTGCATTCAAGCTATAACCGCAAGGCAACGAGGTTTTATGCGATTGATATTGCGCAGGAATTAGCAAAGGATTTACCGCAGACGCCGTGTATGCTGAATCTCACACCGGTCTTCAAGGCCATTGCCGACGACTGTATCGCGCGGGGAATTTCAGTACCGAAAACGGCGTCTGATATGCGGATGTGTCAGGTACTGCTGGATCAGATTGCGATTTGTCCGCGTCTCGATACTTATTTGCCCGGCTCGCAGGACAAGCTGCTGGCACCCATTTTATCGGCCCTCGAGAAAGACCCGGCCAATAATCTGTCGCTGGCGGAGTGGGCCACCCAGGTTTATACCTCTGAACGCACGCTGTCACGGCGCTGTCAGGAGCAACTTGGCATGGCATTCAGTGAATGGCGGCAGCGGCTGCGTTTCCTGTATGCCATTTCCCTTCTGGAACAAGGGAAAAGCGTGGGCGAGGTCGCGCTCGAGGTGGGTTATAGCTCGTCGTCGGCGTTTATCTCAATGTTTGTGCAGATTGCCGGCACCACGCCGCAGCGTTTTCGCAACGAGCAATAG
- the flk gene encoding flagella biosynthesis regulator Flk, whose translation MQPLSGRSPVDNSREQPTERTVPAGAGENQPLTPAQRTTLEKLIVKLMALTAMKSPEIWANLRHDLALSHDSELNASQFARAESLLVSKLSQAQDGHATRQLMQQLTELLPLGNNRQAVSDFIRHNFGHTVLSQLSHAQLEKVLQLIQSREMTIPQPQQTTIMDRPLLPAEHNSLQQFVTKLSAATGEAPAKIWQELFMMVGIKVGDPIPAKHFQLLTQFAQVKITVSQQSVPSLTSLLSVLKQPASEREQHRLTEYVASNFNATPHTPLTPTQVNYLIRVLFDLRADRAPRSDKSEERSPRIGRGETRGNPFVAMLPESMQPNGGLWLTLILLFVLALILWWAV comes from the coding sequence ATGCAACCATTGAGTGGCCGCTCACCCGTTGATAACTCTCGGGAACAGCCTACTGAACGAACAGTCCCTGCCGGAGCAGGCGAAAATCAGCCGCTCACCCCCGCGCAGCGCACCACGCTGGAAAAGCTGATTGTAAAACTCATGGCGTTGACCGCCATGAAATCGCCGGAAATCTGGGCCAACCTGCGCCATGATCTTGCGTTGTCCCACGACAGCGAGTTAAACGCCAGTCAGTTCGCGCGCGCCGAGTCTTTGCTGGTCAGCAAATTAAGCCAGGCGCAGGATGGCCACGCCACCCGCCAACTCATGCAGCAACTCACCGAACTGCTGCCGCTCGGCAATAATCGTCAGGCCGTCAGCGACTTTATCCGTCACAACTTTGGTCATACGGTGCTGAGCCAATTGAGTCATGCGCAACTCGAAAAAGTGCTGCAATTGATTCAGTCTCGCGAAATGACCATTCCGCAACCGCAGCAGACGACGATTATGGATCGCCCTTTGCTTCCGGCCGAACATAACAGCCTGCAGCAGTTTGTCACCAAACTCAGCGCCGCCACCGGTGAAGCGCCGGCCAAAATCTGGCAGGAGCTGTTTATGATGGTGGGCATCAAGGTCGGCGATCCTATCCCGGCCAAGCATTTCCAGCTGCTAACCCAGTTTGCCCAGGTCAAGATTACCGTGAGCCAGCAGAGTGTGCCAAGCCTGACCAGCTTGTTGAGCGTGTTAAAACAACCTGCCAGCGAACGCGAACAGCATCGCCTGACGGAGTATGTCGCAAGCAACTTTAACGCAACCCCGCATACACCACTGACACCGACACAGGTTAACTACCTGATTCGGGTCTTGTTCGACCTGCGTGCCGACCGCGCGCCGCGTAGCGACAAGTCGGAAGAGCGCTCACCGCGTATCGGGCGCGGCGAAACGCGCGGTAATCCGTTTGTCGCCATGCTGCCCGAATCGATGCAGCCTAACGGCGGTCTGTGGCTGACCCTGATTCTGCTCTTCGTGCTCGCGTTGATTCTCTGGTGGGCTGTTTAA
- a CDS encoding PLP-dependent aminotransferase family protein: MALRQGINSGHLLPLQRLPSSRLLAADLGISRVTVEAAYSQIEAEGYLVRQVGKGTFISAEVTPLAANKQPLEGREHRFARKNAASNLSQYPGLSTRGAAIIATGGCFDPQTPLPFAAGSPDLRAFPHRLWRQTTHKVMRLKGENLMGYGDPQGYLPLRESIAQYLRQSRGVVCDGSRVVITTSSQQALQLLATLLVDNGDCVWIEQPGYLGARNAFLGAGADLQPIPVDAQGMNFAGHCPVPRLISLTPSHHYPTGVSLSLARRLALLKYAAEQNSWIVEDDYDSELHYDGRPLPAMQGLDKQQRVIYLGTFSKVLFPSLRIAYMVLPPQLVEPMTQLRTVFDGHSSQFMQAITAEFIQQGHFAAHLRAMRQLYHSRRDHLLSQIHQKLGSWMVPQTAAGGLQLAVKLPDKQELALTRQARHLGVITPGLSALYLPDSFPAAPASDLRAPACSPPVKDGWLLGFSALTPAEITAAVARLSQLEI; this comes from the coding sequence ATGGCGCTGCGACAGGGTATTAACAGCGGCCACCTATTGCCTCTGCAACGACTGCCCTCTTCGAGATTGCTGGCAGCCGACTTGGGAATCTCACGCGTTACGGTCGAAGCGGCCTATAGCCAGATTGAAGCCGAAGGTTACCTTGTTCGCCAAGTTGGAAAAGGGACGTTTATCAGCGCCGAGGTGACACCCCTGGCTGCGAATAAACAGCCCCTTGAAGGTCGAGAACATCGTTTCGCCAGAAAAAACGCTGCCAGTAACCTCTCTCAATATCCGGGGCTTTCGACGCGTGGAGCGGCCATTATTGCCACCGGCGGCTGTTTTGACCCGCAAACTCCCCTACCCTTCGCTGCGGGTTCGCCAGACCTTCGCGCCTTTCCACACCGGCTTTGGCGACAAACCACGCATAAAGTCATGCGTCTCAAGGGCGAAAATCTGATGGGTTATGGCGACCCGCAAGGCTACCTGCCGCTTCGCGAAAGCATTGCCCAGTATCTTCGACAGTCACGCGGTGTTGTCTGCGACGGCTCACGAGTTGTCATCACTACCAGTTCCCAGCAGGCATTACAGCTCCTGGCGACCTTGCTCGTTGATAACGGGGATTGCGTATGGATTGAGCAGCCCGGCTATCTTGGCGCACGCAATGCGTTTCTGGGAGCTGGTGCCGACCTGCAACCCATTCCCGTTGATGCTCAGGGGATGAACTTTGCAGGTCACTGCCCTGTTCCTCGGCTTATCTCACTTACACCTTCGCATCATTACCCAACAGGCGTCAGTCTGAGTCTAGCGCGCAGGCTGGCGTTACTAAAATATGCAGCCGAGCAGAATAGCTGGATAGTCGAAGACGATTATGATAGCGAACTTCACTATGATGGCCGTCCGCTTCCCGCCATGCAGGGACTGGATAAACAGCAGCGCGTCATCTATCTGGGCACCTTTTCCAAGGTTCTTTTTCCCTCTCTTCGCATCGCCTACATGGTGCTTCCGCCCCAACTCGTTGAGCCAATGACCCAGTTGCGAACGGTGTTTGACGGGCATAGTTCGCAGTTTATGCAGGCAATCACTGCCGAATTCATCCAGCAGGGGCATTTCGCCGCTCATCTGCGCGCAATGCGCCAGCTTTATCACAGTCGACGCGATCACCTGCTGTCGCAAATACATCAAAAGCTGGGCAGCTGGATGGTTCCTCAAACTGCAGCCGGTGGTTTGCAGCTTGCAGTAAAGCTTCCAGACAAGCAGGAGCTCGCGCTGACTCGGCAGGCTCGACACCTCGGCGTGATAACACCGGGTCTTTCAGCGCTCTATCTCCCTGATTCTTTTCCCGCCGCGCCCGCATCCGATTTGCGTGCGCCCGCGTGCTCTCCTCCCGTCAAAGATGGTTGGCTGCTCGGGTTCTCGGCGTTGACCCCAGCAGAGATAACCGCCGCTGTTGCGCGTTTATCCCAACTGGAAATCTAG
- a CDS encoding rhodanese-like domain-containing protein: MQAKSKVLAFAPPPPEVSEKYLHAKLSFYTDAWDVAEDLRRHVQEVVVIDTRSPAHYEAGHIPGAISFPHRLMSEDTTRRLERDKVYVTYCDGIGCNGSTQGAYKLARLGFRVKELIGGLDFWIRDGHPQAKGTEAGVYPANEQSVDCGCD, from the coding sequence ATGCAAGCCAAATCCAAAGTCCTCGCTTTTGCGCCACCGCCACCCGAAGTTAGTGAAAAGTACCTGCACGCGAAGTTGAGTTTCTATACGGATGCCTGGGACGTTGCCGAAGATCTGCGACGACACGTGCAGGAAGTGGTGGTGATTGATACACGTTCGCCAGCACATTACGAGGCAGGGCATATACCCGGTGCCATCAGCTTCCCGCATCGTTTAATGAGCGAAGACACGACCCGCAGGCTGGAACGCGACAAGGTGTATGTCACTTATTGTGACGGAATTGGGTGCAATGGCTCGACGCAGGGCGCTTACAAGCTGGCGCGTCTTGGGTTTCGGGTCAAGGAGTTGATAGGTGGACTGGATTTCTGGATACGCGATGGGCATCCGCAGGCCAAAGGCACGGAGGCCGGTGTTTATCCGGCCAATGAACAATCTGTGGACTGTGGCTGCGACTAG